The nucleotide window AAATTAGTGAACACTTTAAACTTGTAATACAATAATGGTTGTTTTCACCTTGTCATCCAAAACTTAATTACAACCTATAATCTAGAGCcacattatataaaatcaaaggaaaattctatacattgTACTACTATTTCGTTTTCTTTCtactatgtaagatgtgacacatttatcgtTATTAGATGATCTTTTATTTGGTGATCCTTTATTTGGtgattctttatcatctaatggtgataaatataccacattttatatagtgagataaaagtgaaatgaaagtatattatataacattactcaaaaccaaaaacaagaaagaaaatgaccATCAAGCCTTAAATGGGAGTGTGTAGAAAGTAATAACTAGCTCCATTTGGGCATCTCGACCACGAGACATTTTGATAAGAAGAAATATTTATTGTATCAGTCGGAAGTCGCAGCACACTAGTgcattgagttaaaaaaaaaaaaaacaatcacgtgaggtgtgctgcggcttctgACTGATGCACAGAACTACTCTTATCAGAAAAGATATCTCGTACCAATAATGGTGcactcatgaaaaataaaaaggaaatactTTATATCTTGAGTATCCCTACCGACGATGAGtctcaatacattttttttacttaatgagtaatgaaatatatttgaattatgctatgaatttttttttaaaaaaatgtttaaaaatataaaaaaaaaatgtatgaaaaaaatatatttagccTTATCGGGAGAATTTGTCGTGCCAAACCTACAATGAATGTAGCACGactcaaaataaaaaggatCCTACTACAAGAATTGATAGTAGTGACTAATGCCATTGACGATaaaccatataaaaaaaatgaaaatagtcTATCGATCACTGTGGTCGGTCCCGCTACGAGCAGTATACAATTTTCCATAAGGATGGCTCTACAACCACCACTCtcagctcccgctgggagctacagtgttaagatttttttttttcatatatgtatattttaacacttttaaatatttatatcacaatattattaaaaaaacacatttttaatcactaaataaaaaaaatattaaaaaataaataaaaaaggaaagtgGGAGGTAGCCGCCAGCAAGAAGTGTATCATTAATGGAGATAATACTTTCGTAGAGAAATGCTTGGGGTCCCATTTTGGGTCAGAGCATTTCTATcgatatcatttttttttctttttatttagtgattaaataagtatttttttaatacttttgtgaatattttttttaaaatgtttaaagatataaagaaatgcatgaagaaaagagaaaaaaaatgaggcatTTATCCTTCTCATAGCATTGACAttaatttcatcaaaatcatctctaaaatttagttaaaagtatatgttttgcataaAGCTATAACCATTCAAGCCATAATCCTATAttgaattaatcaaaataataatataatattattttttaaataataatatttttttttttttatattttacaactaCACTAAccatcatttaatttttacttaaattattattttttaactaatttttttcttcgaCCTAATTGCAACTTGTAAACTTGTAATTCATGTGGCCAAGATCAAGAGAAGGCCAAAATCATTTGCACCCTTGAATTGGAGTAGATTATAGGATCAGAAatgtgaagtaaaaaaaaaaaaagaaaagaaaaaagaagaatgcatattttgatgatatattgatatttgattaagggtgcgtttggaaccaaaacttctctcaactcatctcaacttatcattacaacttttttaaatcccaacataaaatataataaacaattcaactttttcaaatctcaaaataataataatattaaaaaataatattttaacaatattttatcatctcaactcaactcaactcaactcactttaaaatctaaactcaCCTAAGTCAATAGCAATTAGAGCAATATCGGAGGGCTCTGGCAGTGCCCTGAATGGAGCCTTCTCTCTCATCTTCCGTACAGTTTgggtgaatttgaaaaagtgtgCGGGGGTATTTGGGCTTGGCCCACTGAAAGAGCGCATTGGAGACCAGAAAATTTAGACCCAAATTCCCAAAAGGCTCTCCTCCGTCTACAGTATTCCCATTCCCAAAAGGCTCCCCACGGAACGAATACATGAATGCAAACTCCCTCCTCTTCCAGAATTTTCAGAAAGAAAACCCACGCGCTCACTAGGAGTATTGTTAACCAACACAGCTGCTTCGTCTAAACTCCCCATGGCTAGGGTTCCCAGCAAGCACGGTCGTGATCAAGCTCTGGTACGCTCATACCTATACAAATTTCAGGCAATAACTTTCCAATTCTTGCTTTTCCCTCCTTTTAGAAGGGATGACGTTGGTCTATTTTCTGTTTTCTAATTTCCCATTTGTGGAAATGTTTGTTCGGTTTATGTAAACTAGTTTGAATGCTTTAGTTTATgaagatggttttttttttttagacactGGAACAATCTAATTTGTGCTTAAAATATTGCatgctaatttttttctttttaagtataTGTTTTATGTATATGGGTTTTGAATGGTTATTTCTAATGTGCGTTCTTATAGAGTGATGGTTGTATATAGGATTTCCAGGGATTTTTGAATGACTTGCAGGATTGGGAGCTTTCTTTCAAGgataaagacaagaaaatgAAACCTCAAGCTCCTCAAAAGGATAAATCGGTAAGGATTTTACTAATCCATGAAAATTTAGAATGTTTCCTTGACATTACAATTAAAGTTTGTATGAGTACCAATTAATGgatatttacttataaaaaaaaaagaataccaaTTAATGGATATGAGTCGACATACAATGTTTCATTTCCCAAAGAGTACATACATATTTTTGGTATTATCCTCTATACTAAGATCTACCATAAGACCAGTAAGTTGATTTGAGAACTTGCCATCAAACTCGTCCTAAAAATTGCTATCTTGCTCGATAAAGTCATTTGATTAGGATAAAATTGCATCCTTAGGAACCATATGTGCACGTTCTGAATTCTCTGATGCATACACTTTGccaaaatttataagaaaatagggcaattattataaaaaattgggTACAGAGAAATGTTATTGTGATCATGATGTCTTAAGTAGCTGAATAATTATTATGCTTTCATTTTTACTAGCATCATGCACTTGGAAAAGTTAATCGTATTTGGTGAGAAACAATTTACTTGCTTCAACATCATGTCCTCTGTATCTTCGAAAAAATGATAGTATGTTATCCTAAATGAAAACTTTGGAGTAGAATGGTAGTTTTTTATCATGAATTTTCCTGTATGAAGAAGAAATGTGGAGACTGAAATTGGTCAGGCCAATCCAACCGGCGATTTCCAACAACTCTCTGGTGCTTCTAGATTCTGTGGTGGATGTGTTGAGTTTGAAGAATAAGGCAAAGTGTAGTTGAGATGTCTTGTTTGGACtttaaggcctggtttggatagcaagagcctcccatctcatctcattccatcttatctcaatatccaaacaccacaaacacaaacactttttaatttcaaatttttaaattttttcatctaatcattactacATTCTCatacttccaaacaaaacacaaaaaaacaattcaacttttccaaatcccaaaataaaaataatattttaactttataatatttttattcaactttttctcttcccttttccaaaatcccataaaacatctcaactcaaacaattttactactattcacaaaccatttcattactattcacagaccatctcatctcatctcactatccaaatgagtcCTAATTCTCCGATGATATAATGACATCATGTGTGCGGATCAACAtgtgtttattttataacaaatatatgaTGCATGATATTCTTGGGCATTTTCATAGGTTTCTTCATCTCGGAGTACTGGAAAAATTCCCAAATTTGATTATTCAAGGAGTAATGCAGGAGAATTTGATTACAAGAATTATGGAGTAAATCAAATATCAAGCGGTCTCATTACTGAAGAGAGTTTTCCTGATGCTACTTCAGAGAAAGAACTGGTAGGAGATGCTCTCTTCAGTAGGTTTTGATGATTCAGGCTGTTTGTGCTAGTACGCTATTGCCAATGACGCTAATCATGAAATCTGTTGCACTTTCAAGGGTAATGAGCATTTTAAGCAGAAGAAATTTAAGGAAGCAATTGAATGTTATTCAAGAAGCATTGCCTTGTCACCAACAGCAGTGGCTTATGCAAATCGAGCAATGGCCTATCTCAAAATCAGAAGGCAAGTTTTGTACAGAAcactatttttttccatttagaCATCAGGTAAacgtgttatttttataagtacatcaGGTAATCTTAAAAACTtgctttacttatcaaaaagtaCATCAGGTAAACATGTTTTAGAGATGCAGAAAACTTTTTTGGTGTGtgcttatattatatacacttttGAGTACCAGAAAGTTTCCACATATCTATTAACTTGcacttttatttatgtttaactGCCTTTGTAGTGGTCCTAGTGGTCGTAAATCACGAATACTACAACCTtgttaccatttttttttattttcatattcttatTCATTAGATTCCAAGAGGCTGAAAATGACTGCACAGAGGCCTTGAACTTAGATGATCGATATATAAAAGCATACTCACGTCGTGCAACAGCTAGAAAGGAACTTGGGAAATATAAAGAATGCTTCGAGGGTACGCTATATCCAAAACTATATCTTGATTCATTGagattattaaatatattttttgtcctGATTTTTTGGGTATGTGATCTGTCTGATATAGTGAATATAGCTACTTGCAGATGCTGAGTTTGCCCTGAGGTTGGAGCCTCAGAACCAAGAAGTTAAGAAACAATATACTGAGGCCAGGTCTTTGTATGACAAAGTAAGCATTTCATCCTAACGAGTTGTTTCTAGTGTATTTAAACCTGACCCCCCTTCtcccaaaaagaaatttatttttttctagttcTTGTCAGAAACTCTTTTTTCTATTGTTGTCTATTAACATAAATTATATGCTACAAAAAAGTTGGTATACCTGTAAAGGCCATAATCTTTGTAACTTTTATGTACTTCATTTATTCCAGGCAATTCTTCAGAAGGTGTCTGGACCATTGAGAGGCTCCAAGCAAGGAATGCAGAAAGTAGGAAGCTCAGAGAGCAAGGTTAATGGCCACAGCATTCATCCTGtcttaaataatattcaagGGTCAGAAGTGGCTACTGTTGAAGATCATGCCAAGGTATTGGCAATTAGAGATttaggtcttgtttgttttcgcagatgagatgagttgatatgaaagttgaaaattgaataaaatattgttagaatatatttttttaatattatttttattttagaatttgaaaaagttgaattatttattttatttcgagtgaaaatttgaaaaagttatcataattagatgagatgtgaaTGGttgcgaaaacaaacaaggccttaggttaggtttggatagtgagctgatatgagatgaaagttgaataaaatattgttagaatattattttttaatattattattgttttgggatttgaaaaaattgaattgtttattatattttgtttgtgaatttgaaaaagttgtaatgattagatgagatgagttgagatcaactctgAATCTAAACGGGGTCTTAATTTCCTTTTCCCATGGCATGTGAATAAAAGTGTTTATTTGGTGAGGCCAAACACCAAATCCAGCACAGCTTTACCGATTCTACTGTCTTATAgcatgtttttgtttctgaGCAACAGCATTGATTACATGAAGAAAGTATTGCATGGTGTTTATCAGGTTTTGTTGCAATATATTTGACCTAGTCATATAGCTTTTTGTCAAACGAATTTCTGTTCTGGTTTTTCTTGCCATGTTGTTGTCCCTGccccccctaaaaaaaaacaaacaaacaaaagggTTGTTGTTGTTGCCAGTTTATAAAAGAAACATAACACATTTAAGATGAGACTTGCCACACCATTGTACAGATCGGTTCCACACGGGGATAGATGTAAGAAAAATAGATGAATAGAGGTGAATTATCGTAAGAAAAAGAGATGAAGAGTTTGCTTATTAGCCAATAATTCAATCTAGTCATCTATCCATCAATTGGCGATTTTCAATCTGGctaatattatgtttattttattgataaaatacttGATACGCCGCCAAGTGATGGGTAGATAATTCTAGAATCCCCCCTCCCTCATGATACATGTTTAACTTACCTGTTGTCTTTTCTCCCTTAAATTTGATTCGTAATTCTGCTatgtttttcaaatgaattcGACAAGAAGCACATAAAGAACATGTGACATGATATTGGTAGCATAGTCTTATTTCCTCGTGCTTTTGACCTCTGTTGACAGGAAAATGATGGACTAGTCGCTGCGAGGGCATCTGCATCTGTGGAGGAAATAGAAAGCAAACATGTAAAAGCCGGAAGTAGAGTAGGACAACAAGAAGTTGATGGTTCTCGGGTAGATGCTATTCAGAGTTCTAGAGTGGAAAGTGTTAAGGTTTATGATGAAATCCTTGCTCAACTGAATGCTTCTCTATATGCTTACTTTTAATTTAGGTGCTCAATCATGTGTATCAGTTCTGCTTATTGTTGGCACCCCTGTGTAAGTGCACCATAGAATAGTTAGACAATTTTCTTGTTAAGGTGTTAGGGTAGTCTTTGTTAGGTAGCAAAGGGCTAAGGGTGTGAAAAGGAGATACGTCTTGAGCTTGTTGTTCCCTACTAATTTGCTTCATAGGTCCACTGTCTTTTCATTATTGGATGATGTACCGACTCTTAATTTCAGAAACCCTTTGGAAATTTCTAGTCAAAGAGTCACTCGtatatgagaaaaagaaatgattctTTGACTAGGATTTCATGGCTGGTTTGAGGTCCATGCTCCCTTGACTAGAGAAAGGATATTCAGTCTAAAGACTATAAGATGTTTGCTTGTATCAAGTTGTGTTGATAACCTTAAGTATGTTCTCTTTTGattctttcttctctatttgctTCTCAGCCCAAGTCCCATTTTCTTCTGAACAGACACGAGCTCCTTTATTCATGCTCTATTTTGGAAGTTCTTTTCGGTGTTATCAGTGATTGCtgttctcttctttcttctctttcggTTTGACACGGCTCGCTTTATCATTTACTCAGAAAAATCAACGAACTGGAACCCAAGAGCTTAAGACGTCAGTGCAAGAGCTGGCTTCTCAAGCAGCTTCTCGAGCTATGGCTGAAGCTgcaaaaaatatcacaaaaccaAATTCAGCTTATCAATTTGAGGTTTCTTGGCGGGGACTCTCTGGTGACCGTGCATTACAGGCCCGTTTGTTAAAGGTGggtgatattatttttgagatttaataTTAGAGAGATTTATGTTTTTGATACCCCATTTAATATGCCTATGgcaatatgaaaattcatgtTCATCTGGCTGCACCGCCCCTCCTTATGGAAAGTACCTAAACTTTATAGTGGCTTTCTTTTTGAGTCCCCAAAAGTAAACCAGTTGATGGATTGTTAGGCTCTTCTGGCCTGATCTTTTCATGCTAGGGCTGTTCCGTGAATTTTGTATTCATATGTAGTcttaggagacgtttgtattcacagctcatctcagctcatctcactactattcattactatttagcaACTTTAACtgacaaatctcactactattcacaattcatctcaactcatctcaagtcatcttcgaatccaaacgtctccttaattGATCAGCCAATTCACTGTGCCCTTTTAGTTGGAGTCATAGTACTCATGCTAATGTTCTTTTATGCGACTGCGCTATTTTCAGTCGATTCAATGATGTTGCCACTAATCATTGTTCCTCTTTTTTGTATTAGGCTGTATCGCCAACTACATTACCTCAGATATTCAAAAATGCATTGTCAGCTTACCTACTAATGGACATTATTAAGTGTGTTGCCACCTTTTTCACGTATGTACATATCTCTGGATGTCTTTCTCGAGTGCATATAATTTTTTGCCAGTGCTCCACATGGTGCTTAATTCAATTGCACTTGTACTTTTGGCAGTGAAGAAATGGATCTGGCTGTCAAATATGTCGAAAATTTAACCAAAGTTTCAAGATTTAACTTGCTCGTCATGTGCCTTTCATCTTCAGACAGGGATGGTAAGTACACGTGACTAAATTGCTTCAGTTTTTACTAACATGTGCCCATCATTTACACAATGCTTACCTAGCTTTCGGTGATAAGAACTTCCGGTAGCTTGTGGATATTTGGCTTATCATTTCGTTGATCCACAATATTGCCACATCCATGTAAATTAGTCTTGCTACCTAGCATTCCACAAGCTTCATGCAGAGTCTTAAATTAGCGTGATACCTATTGATGATGGTTGTTTCCAGCGAAGGTCTCTTAGAAGTTACAAAAGGAGGAaagaaagtttaaatatttttacatttcagTATTGAAACCATTTTATAAAGCTAATCGGATTAAGTACATTATGCTTCTAATGCCATGATCATCTGGTGAACAGATCTCCATAAGATTTGGGATGAAGTATTTTGTAGCAAGGCAACACCAATTGAGTATGCAGAGATGCTTGACAACCTTCGTTCAAAATACCACCTAAAGCAGTGACAGACAAGTCCCGAAAGGGTTCTTAGAGATGGTGTTCGAGCtatctgagttttttttttttatcctgaGCAATCATTGCACACGACTTTCTGGTCTTAATCTACTGGCTAGACCTGTATAAAAACAACCTACTAATGAGTTAAATATGTTCTTTGGCATCTTGTTCTTCTATAGGATCCCTTCAGGTCAAATCTATGATCCAGGGTTATGAgtttgtgcatgtgtgtgtgcgtgtatatatatatatatatatataaatgatcttGATGTTATATCAAGCCTCCATaaattttgacattttctttccttcagcCTCCATTATGTttatttgataagtaaacaattatatatatcaagagGAAAAatcaagtacactgaatgtatataAGACAATACATTGCCTAAAGTGACCTTAAAAgctcctaatgacccaaaaagcccatagaaaaataatttaaaatacattagaCCTGACATCAACCCCTTGTTTTTcatagaactaaaactctatcCGAACACCCAATCCCAACCTCTTGATTCccccgtcttcacaatgcccgATCAGCCTCCATTATGTAATGGAGTAATACAATCATTATCCCAGGAAACATGTAGTG belongs to Juglans regia cultivar Chandler chromosome 8, Walnut 2.0, whole genome shotgun sequence and includes:
- the LOC108987762 gene encoding RNA polymerase II-associated protein 3 isoform X2, translated to MARVPSKHGRDQALDWELSFKDKDKKMKPQAPQKDKSVSSSRSTGKIPKFDYSRSNAGEFDYKNYGVNQISSGLITEESFPDATSEKELGNEHFKQKKFKEAIECYSRSIALSPTAVAYANRAMAYLKIRRFQEAENDCTEALNLDDRYIKAYSRRATARKELGKYKECFEDAEFALRLEPQNQEVKKQYTEARSLYDKAILQKVSGPLRGSKQGMQKVGSSESKVNGHSIHPVLNNIQGSEVATVEDHAKENDGLVAARASASVEEIESKHVKAGSRVGQQEVDGSRVDAIQSSRVESVKKNQRTGTQELKTSVQELASQAASRAMAEAAKNITKPNSAYQFEVSWRGLSGDRALQARLLKAVSPTTLPQIFKNALSAYLLMDIIKCVATFFTEEMDLAVKYVENLTKVSRFNLLVMCLSSSDRDDLHKIWDEVFCSKATPIEYAEMLDNLRSKYHLKQ
- the LOC108987762 gene encoding RNA polymerase II-associated protein 3 isoform X3, yielding MARVPSKHGRDQALDFQGFLNDLQDWELSFKDKDKKMKPQAPQKDKSVSSSRSTGKIPKFDYSRSNAGEFDYKNYGVNQISSGLITEESFPDATSEKELGNEHFKQKKFKEAIECYSRSIALSPTAVAYANRAMAYLKIRRFQEAENDCTEALNLDDRYIKAYSRRATARKELGKYKECFEDAEFALRLEPQNQEVKKQYTEARSLYDKAILQKVSGPLRGSKQGMQKVGSSESKVNGHSIHPVLNNIQGSEVATVEDHAKENDGLVAARASASVEEIESKHVKAGSRVGQQEVDGSRVDAIQSSRVESVKKNQRTGTQELKTSVQELASQAASRAMAEAAKNITKPNSAYQFEVSWRGLSGDRALQARLLK
- the LOC108987762 gene encoding RNA polymerase II-associated protein 3 isoform X1, with amino-acid sequence MARVPSKHGRDQALDFQGFLNDLQDWELSFKDKDKKMKPQAPQKDKSVSSSRSTGKIPKFDYSRSNAGEFDYKNYGVNQISSGLITEESFPDATSEKELGNEHFKQKKFKEAIECYSRSIALSPTAVAYANRAMAYLKIRRFQEAENDCTEALNLDDRYIKAYSRRATARKELGKYKECFEDAEFALRLEPQNQEVKKQYTEARSLYDKAILQKVSGPLRGSKQGMQKVGSSESKVNGHSIHPVLNNIQGSEVATVEDHAKENDGLVAARASASVEEIESKHVKAGSRVGQQEVDGSRVDAIQSSRVESVKKNQRTGTQELKTSVQELASQAASRAMAEAAKNITKPNSAYQFEVSWRGLSGDRALQARLLKAVSPTTLPQIFKNALSAYLLMDIIKCVATFFTEEMDLAVKYVENLTKVSRFNLLVMCLSSSDRDDLHKIWDEVFCSKATPIEYAEMLDNLRSKYHLKQ